A stretch of DNA from Maridesulfovibrio sp.:
GGCCCGCAGCATGGGCATTGATGTCACAGAGTAGGTAAGGGGTAAAGATCATGCCTAAGCACGGAAAAAATCACAGAAAAGCAACCGAAGGTGCCGATCTTCGCGGTTTGTCCGTTGAAGATGCGGTAAAATTGGCTGTTGAAAAGGCGTTTGCCAAGTTTGACGAAACTGTTGATGTAGCCATCAACCTCGGCGTTGACCCCAAATACTCCGATCAGATGGTTCGCGGTGCAGTAACCCTGCCCAACGGCCTCGGCAAGGAAGTAAGGGTTGCCTGTTTCGTAAGCGGTGAAAAGGAAGCGGAAGCCAAGGAAGCCGGTGCCGATTTTGTCGGTGGCGATGACCTGGTGGCCAAAGTAAAGGACGGCTGGCTTGATTTCGATAAAGCCATCGCCACTCCCGACATGATGGCCAAAGTCGGTCAGATCGGTCGTGTACTCGGACCTCGCGGTCTGATGCCGAACGCCAAGACCGGTACCGTAACTTTTGACGTGGCCGGTGCCGTTAAAGAAGTTAAAGCAGGACGTGTGGAATTCAAGGTCGACAAGGCCGGTGTTCTTCATGCTCCCATAGGCAAGGTTTCTTTCGGAGCTGAAAAGCTTCTTGAGAACCTTAAAGCCCTGCTGGAAACAGTGAACAAACTGAAACCCACCACTGCAAAGGGTACCTACATGAAGGCTGTGGCTGTTGCCACCACCATGGGCCCCGGTTTCAGAGTTGATCCTCTGGCAGCAAGAAAATACTCAGAGTCCTAAAATATTGACGGCTGTTCGTAAGGACGGCCGTCAATATAGCAATACACGGGAAGTTCAGTCGAAGAAGGCAGGAGGGATGGTCCCTTAATATCCTGCTCAGACAACACTTTGACTTGCTTTCCGGGTCAAAACATTAGGAGTGTTAAGGTGAACAGGCAAGAAAAAGCCCAGATTATCGAGCAGCTGAAAGTTAAGGCTGAAAGGGCGAGTATTGCCATCGTTACCGATTTTAAAGGCCTTGGTGTTGAAGAGTTCACTGAACTCCGCGCCAACCTGAGAAAAGTCGGTGTCGATTGCCAGGTCGTCAAGAACACTCTGGCCCGGTTGGCTTTCGAGGGTACCGATCACGAGATCCTCTCCGACAAATTCAAGGAAAACTGCGCAATTGTTATCGGGTATGAAGATCCGGTAGCAGCTGCAAAAGCAACAGCGGACTTCGCAAAGAACAGTAAAAAGTTCTCCATGCGTTTCGCATCCCTTGAGGGCAAATATCTTGACGAAGATGGCGTGCAGGCGCTTTCCAAGCTCCCGAGCAAGGAAGAGCTCCTCGGCAAAACTCTGGGTACAATGAACGCTGTACCCACCAACTTTGTGAGCTTGCTCGCAAACGTACCTCGCGGCCTCTTGAATGTTCTTTCCGCATTGAAAGATCAGAAGGACGCTGCATAACAGCCTAGTCAAGGCAATTCAAAGTATTCCCAGGAGGAAATTTCCATGGCAGATATCACCAAAGATCAGGTAGTAGATTTTATCGCCAACATGACCGTTCTTGAACTCTCCGAATTCATCAAAGAACTCGAAGAAAAATTCGGCGTATCCGCAGCCGCTCCCGTAGCTGCTGTTGCTGCTATGCCCGGCGCTGCTGCCGGCGGAGCTGCTGAAGCTGAAGAAAAGACCGAATTCGACGTTATCCTGAAAGGCGCAGGCGGCAACAAGATTGCTGTTATCAAGGCTGTTCGCGCTCTGACCGGTCTCGGCCTCAAAGAAGCCAAAGCCAAAGTTGACGAAGCTCCCGCTGCTATCAAAGAAGGCGTAGAAAAAGCAGAAGCTGAAGAAGCTCTCAAGCAGCTTCAGGAAGCCGGTGCTGACGCTGAAATGAAGTAATTGAAGCGAATTTACCGCTAAAGCAAGAGGAGCGCAAACCCCGCTAAA
This window harbors:
- the rplL gene encoding 50S ribosomal protein L7/L12: MADITKDQVVDFIANMTVLELSEFIKELEEKFGVSAAAPVAAVAAMPGAAAGGAAEAEEKTEFDVILKGAGGNKIAVIKAVRALTGLGLKEAKAKVDEAPAAIKEGVEKAEAEEALKQLQEAGADAEMK
- the rplA gene encoding 50S ribosomal protein L1, producing MPKHGKNHRKATEGADLRGLSVEDAVKLAVEKAFAKFDETVDVAINLGVDPKYSDQMVRGAVTLPNGLGKEVRVACFVSGEKEAEAKEAGADFVGGDDLVAKVKDGWLDFDKAIATPDMMAKVGQIGRVLGPRGLMPNAKTGTVTFDVAGAVKEVKAGRVEFKVDKAGVLHAPIGKVSFGAEKLLENLKALLETVNKLKPTTAKGTYMKAVAVATTMGPGFRVDPLAARKYSES
- the rplJ gene encoding 50S ribosomal protein L10 encodes the protein MNRQEKAQIIEQLKVKAERASIAIVTDFKGLGVEEFTELRANLRKVGVDCQVVKNTLARLAFEGTDHEILSDKFKENCAIVIGYEDPVAAAKATADFAKNSKKFSMRFASLEGKYLDEDGVQALSKLPSKEELLGKTLGTMNAVPTNFVSLLANVPRGLLNVLSALKDQKDAA